The window TTGCTTATATTCTCTACTGTTGAtttgattttctattttatgtgGAAAGACCTGCACGGTTAcactcatatattttatgatttatattttatgagaacgAAAATTCCTATTTAGTTCATTGAATTGTATACGTTTTTCAAAGTATCTTACATGTTAAAACacagttacatttattttaagttttcagtCTTgcaaatcaaattcaaatttcttGGTTccgttcaatataaatatttacaataaaagtatCTTgtataatttggaaaaatatgaTACATGATTCTAGTGTAAAGATATGTATCATAGCACctgacaattgataaattagAATTGTGTACCatgatacaagatacaatttgtatttttgatactACCCAACCCTATTACTGCCAAATCCTACAtagcctccccccccccccccccgaccaATGCGTTGACCTCTGATTTACCATTGTATTTTATAGCATAAACGTAGTCGTATTTTGTTCCAGGCTATATTCAGTTTAGTTACATGGCCGGAAAGCTTAAAACTGATATGGGCCCCTTTGGTAGACACGCTGTACATACACAAGATTGGAAGACGAAAATCTTGGCTCATACCGGTTCAATATTTAATGGGTGCgtgtattaatgtaaatattatgtctcTGTTCTGCACCCTTATACTTATTACCAACACACGTGGAAGTATCtctttatattatgtcatgatGTGTGTATATGGGCTGTAATTGTCAGCGTATTGttggtacctataacctatgtgCAGTGCCatgttgaacatttataaaccaTGATGCccagcataatatatttcagtatctaTACCCACTGTTTATCcacttaatatagtttatagtacatatcatttattatgtgactgtaaatatttcaatttttgttttatgttattggTTACCATAATGTATACAACCACTTCACcaccttaaaaaaaacatcactgTGATGCCTAGGCGTCATAAAACCCCATTCACCATGTGTATTTCAGGAGTccagacattttaaaaacatataaaaccgAATGATATTCTATTATGTggttatataacatatttttttaaaaataagatcatatattaatgtatttttatatgaagGGTGTAGGTATCAGGTATCTATTATGTTGTTTTACGcgtagattttaataattatggatcgataatatggaatttaaataaacaaaaaaagataCGTTCCATTGCTTAAAActagaaatttttttatcgcCATTTCAACATGTTTAAGCCCGCAGTTGTACAAACAGAAAAATCAAATGTTGTTAACTATTCACATGgtaaaaactgtgtttttcgaaaaataaacattttttgatgtTGGTACAACTGCGTGcttaaaagttttgaaattgcGATAAAAGGAATtgcttgtttaaaataatataacttgtctatttttagtttttttgaaattctacatttattaaaaaaaccatgCGTACAACGACTTAGGATACACTCTGCGTGGTATACGGTATAATGTCGTTCGTTGTCCTTATTCATATTCCTTAACCATTCTTGTTGAACAGGAGCATGCTTCATTTATATGGCCAGCAATATTGATGAATGGTTGCCAGAAACGCGAAAGCCGGATATACTGAAATTGGTATACGCATTTTTCTTCCTGGGAATGTTGGCTGCCACGCTAGACATAGTCGTCGATGGTTGGTCACTGACCATGCTGAAGAGGTCAGTGTTattgttaacttttttaatattgtgaattggtataatatgatattatataatatctatgttacattttgatatttacacAGGAATAACGTGGGCTATGCATCTACTTGCAATTCAACCGGTCTGGTGATGGGCATAAtgataagttatatattttccGCCTTTTTGACGTCAGAAGACTTTAGTAACAAGTACTTACGGTTTAGGCCAGATGTAGGAGGGATATTCACTACGAGGAGTAAGTGAATAAATCTGATTATACtcagataacaataataactgaGTGTCAAAACAAAAGATATTTACTTATTTCATTATTCTTAATTTGTACAGGTTTCTTATATGCTTGGGGtgttctttttatattaataactacattgattgcaatatttaaaaaagaaaaagataacAGATTAGAGGATGACCACGTAAAGCTCAACATTGTTCAAAACTATTCACTAATATGGGACATTTTAAAACTACCTGGTATTAAATTATTGGCATTAACATTGCTGACAgctaaggtaataataataatctatagatACCTAAGAGAAGAGTTACATTAactaattcatttatatttgaattaattcaacttcgCGGTAATCGCGGTATCGACGTATCGTGTTGGTCGACACGATCATATTTTACTATCACATTTTGGTGAACCAATCAGAAAAAAGAATtttacacgacacgacacgacacgggcaGTTGTGAACTCGCCTTTAGTGTCATAATATCAATACCTA is drawn from Acyrthosiphon pisum isolate AL4f unplaced genomic scaffold, pea_aphid_22Mar2018_4r6ur Scaffold_16645;HRSCAF=17310, whole genome shotgun sequence and contains these coding sequences:
- the LOC107885814 gene encoding acetyl-coenzyme A transporter 1-like codes for the protein MGACFIYMASNIDEWLPETRKPDILKLVYAFFFLGMLAATLDIVVDGWSLTMLKRNNVGYASTCNSTGLVMGIMISYIFSAFLTSEDFSNKYLRFRPDVGGIFTTRSFLYAWGVLFILITTLIAIFKKEKDNRLEDDHVKLNIVQNYSLIWDILKLPGIKLLALTLLTAKVIIIIYRYLREELH